Below is a window of Dehalococcoidales bacterium DNA.
GCTTCTTCGCCCCTTCATTTTCAGAAGGTGTGTTTTTAGTACCGCTGCTGTTTTTGTTAACTGAAGCTGGGCGTCTTGTCATCCTGTTGGTCTCCTGTAATATGCTCCAGCTCATCATTATTAAAAGCGAAGCGGTAGCCCACCCCCCGCTCGGTGAGAATCAGCTGCGGGTTGTGCGGATTGGCTTCTATTTTCTGCCGTAAGTACCTGATGTACAATTTTACAAAAGAGTTGTCCCCGATGTAGTTGGGCCCCCAGCCCTTTTCCAGGAGCTGGTCATGGGTAACTATCCAGCCGCGGTTCTTTATCAGGCAGGCCAGAACCCGGAACTCGGTGGGAGAAAGCTTAACGCGCTTGCCCCGGACCCACACCTGGCGGCTCTGCCAGTCTATTTCCAGCTCGCCGTTGTGGAAGGAACTCTTCTCGGTGCTGAACGTATCATTGGCGGTCCGGCGCAGGACTGCCTGGACGCGGGCGATAAGCTCGGAAAACTCAACCGGCTTGGGAATATAGTCGTCGGCGCCCAGCCCGAACCCTTTAATGCGGTCGTTCTTGTCCGCCCTGACGGTTACCATCAATACCGGGATATCACTCATTTCCCTAATGCGGCGGCACACCTCCCAGCCGTCCATCTTGGGCATCATGGCATCCAAGAGGACCAGGTTGGGACGGGTGCTGAAAACGCGGCGCATACCCTCGGCGCCGTCCACGGAAACCAGGACTTCATAACCGGCTTTCTGCAGCCAGGTCTGAGCGAGCTTGGCGTATTCCGCATCATCATCAATTATTAAAATCTTACCTTTTATGTTCATGGTGGTTAGTCTCCTGTCCGGTGTTCTAAAGGTTCTCCGATAAAAATGATAATTTCCCAACAGGTTAGAGTCAACATTACCATTCTTACCTTTTCCTACATATTTATACTTTTTTATCTTTTTTAGGCAACCGAAATTTATTCTAAACCTTATTTTATATAAGAGTCAACCTAACAATCCCTACTTTTTCTCACCCGTTTTATGCTCAATTCATATTATTTTGAGTACAAATTGATTATAAAAGTTTTTTTGTATAGGAATCATAAATATCACCTTAAAAAATATAAAAAATCCGTTACGGTTACATTGCATATATATAAATAATGGTAACAATTGCTAACATTTACCACATTAATTTGATACAAATTTCATACATCCGGTGAAAATAACGCGGCGGACGTTTTTCTAACCCTTTTCTAACGGGCCTCAGACAACGTTCTAACTGGCAACTTTTATGATTTTCATATGACATGCTTAATAACCAGCAAAGCGCCCCTTAAACAAAAGCACGTCCGGACCGCTGGAAATATGCCGGTGAGATTTGATTTTTCCACGATTAAATCATGCCGGACCGGTAGCGGCGTCTCCCGCGGGGAGGGAATTAACGGGCAGGCGGCGGCGCCAATGAAACCAGCCGCTTTAATATTGAGATAACAGTGCCTCTGGCGCGGTTACATATCCTATGAAAGAGACGATAAAAAGAGATGAATGTATTAGTTGAACTGCTGAACCAGCTTCAATTAACCAATGAGATAAATAGCCTCATCGAAAAGTCCAAGACTTTCGCCGCTATTTATCTGGACATCGATATCCAGAAGGGATGTACTCCGGCCAATGACTATTCCCAGGATGAACAGGTTATCCAACTCCTGGCGGACATAACCCGGGAGGCGGTCAAGCAACACGGCAACGAGGACAATTTGATAGGCTATCCCGGCGGGGACAACCTGATGGTGGTCACCACCGTCCCGAAGGTAAGGACTTTGTGCCGCCGGATTCTTTCGGAATTCGACCTGCGCGTCAAGAGCCTCTACCCCGGTAAAAAACAGGTCAAAGGAAACGACGCCGGGGATGATGAAGCGGAAATAGAGAACCAGTCCCCTGCCGTA
It encodes the following:
- a CDS encoding response regulator transcription factor, giving the protein MNIKGKILIIDDDAEYAKLAQTWLQKAGYEVLVSVDGAEGMRRVFSTRPNLVLLDAMMPKMDGWEVCRRIREMSDIPVLMVTVRADKNDRIKGFGLGADDYIPKPVEFSELIARVQAVLRRTANDTFSTEKSSFHNGELEIDWQSRQVWVRGKRVKLSPTEFRVLACLIKNRGWIVTHDQLLEKGWGPNYIGDNSFVKLYIRYLRQKIEANPHNPQLILTERGVGYRFAFNNDELEHITGDQQDDKTPSFS